From the genome of Nitrospirota bacterium:
GCGGGGTTATTTCACTGCCTAAAACAGGGCAGACAATAAGTTATTCTGCGGGAGACGATGGAGACCTTGAGAGGGGCGCTGCATGGCCCGATCCAAGATTTACAGATAACGGCACGGGGACAGTTACAGATAACCTTACGGGTTTGATGTGGACCAAGGATGCCAATGCCCCGGGTTCTTCTTCGTGTGATCCGGGAGTCTCTAAGACATGGCAGGAGGCGCTTGATTATGCAGCATGCCTGAACAGCGGCAGTTATCTGGGACATAATGACTGGCGTCTTCCGAATAAAAAAGAGCTTTACAGTTTGATTGACTTTTCGCGTTTCAACCCTTCTTTGCAGATAAAACATCCTTTTACAAATGTGCAGTCGGACCTCTACTGGACTTCTACTACAAGCGCCTACGATACGAACTCCGCGTGGTTTGTTGATTTATGGTATGGCGATGTGTACGACGGCAGTAAGTACAACTTCTTTTATGTGTGGCCTGTATGCGGCGGAATTGTAGATAACGACCACGATGGTTATACCTCAGATGTGGACTGTAACGACAGTAATCCTGCAGTCAACCCCGGCGCAGCCGAGATTGCAAACAACGGCATAGATGACGATTGCAACCCTGCAACGCCGGTTATTACAGCCTCAGGCTCAGGCAACAACTATCCTGTTCCTTTATTCAGGGCCAGCTTAACGCTTAATGTAAATGCATCTTCATTGGGAACAAGCACTTTCAGTTATTACTATACCCGCGCCAGGCTGTATTTTGTGAGCACATCAATCACAGGAATATCAGTTTCAGGCGGCGTTGCAACGATTACAGGCGCAGGCAAGGTGAATAATGTTTCCGGATACACATTTACAGCAACAATCACTGATGGCAGTCCTGATAAAATGGGGTTGCAGATTAAAAAACCCGACAACACGCTTTATTACAGCGCGCCATCTAAAAATGTAAGCAGTGGGAATTTTACGGTGGTAGGACAGTAAGACCGTAACGCCTGCCGGCCGGCAGGCGTAATGCATAATGGGTTAATAATTTTTTGGTTCTTTTCATATTTATACATAACGACATAATAATTGCCGAATTATCTGTTATTCCAGCTTGTCTGGAATCTTTCTCTGAAGAAGGATGCTGGACAAGCCAGCATGACAGAGAGGTTGCCTTATGCGACATAAATTAAGTCGCTATGTATAATTACTGAGAAATAAGAAGCAGGTTGAAAATCCCGCCATAAAAGCAGTATCATTAAACAATGCCGGACTCAGTGAAAATCACTTTTAAACAAACATTTAAAAAGAAATTTATTGCGGGTCTGTTTGTATTAATCCCGATAACCGTAACCCTGTCAGTGCTTATCTGGTTTTTCAAGATTGTTGACGGTCTGCTCGGGCAGTTTTACGATAATCTCCTCGGCTTCCATACGGCAGGGCTCGGATTTGTAACCATCATACTGCTGATTTTCCTTGCAGGAATAATATCCACCAATGTATTCGGCAAAAAGGTTTTGACTCTTATAGAAAAATGGCTTTTGCACATCCCGGTTGTCAAAGGCATATACATGCCCATCAAGCAGATGGTGGACGCCTTTTCGCCGGAAAATAAAAGCGCCTTTAAAAAATTTGTGATTATTGAATATCCGAGGATGGGCGTTTATTCATTCGGTTTTCTGACAAAGGAATGCTGTTTAAAACCTGCAGGCGACTCTGAAATTTGCCTTAAGGCGGTATATATCCCTACCAACAATTTATATCTCGGCTCAGTTGCGCTTTTTAAGGAGGACGAAGTTCTTTATACAAAACTCACTGTTGACGAGGGAATAAAGATAATCCTCTCAGGCGGAATAGTGACGCCTGATTATCTTGCTGAAAGCCCTCCATTGGATAAGGCGGGTTCTTACAAATGAACATATGCGCTGTGATCCTTGCGGCAGGGCGCGGCAAACGCATGAACTCCCTTAAACCGAAGGTACTGCATGAAGTTTTGGGCAGGCCTATGATCCGGTATGCGGTTGACGCCGTAACCGCGCTGAAGCCGAAGAAGATTGTAATAGTTGTTAATTCCGGCGCAGACGAGGTAAAACGGCAGATTAAAAACAGGTCTGTGTCGTTTGTTTTTCAAAAAAAACTGCTTGGCACCGGCAATGCGCTAACAGAGGCAAAGAAGGCATTAAGGGGGATAAACCGCTGTACAACTGTTGTCATTAACGGAGACTCGCCGTTAATAACAGGCAGAACGCTGAAGACCTTTTTAAAAAAACACATGACTTACGGGAATGATTTATCAGTCGGTTTTTTTATTGATGAATCTTTGTCGGGATACGGCAGGATACTGCGTGATGAATCAGGAATGGTTGCAGGGATAATTGAAGACAAACATGCAACTTCAGATGAAAAAACAAGGGCAAGGGAATTAAATGCGGGGATTTATGCTATTGAACCTCCTGTTATGGATTATCTCAGCAGTCTGAGACTGCACAGCTCTTCGGGCGAATATTATCTCACTGATATTGTCAGGGAGGCTGTTAAGGCCCGCAGGAAAGTTGAGGCTTATGAATGTCCGGCAGAAGAGGTCCGCGGCGTCAACACAAGAGCGGAACTTTTTCAGGCGGCGGACATATTGAATAAAAAAATTATTTTAAAATGGATGACGAAAGGGGTCACATTCATGGACCCTGCAATGACAATTATTCAGCCTTCTGTTAAAATAGGGAAAGATGCGGTTATCCATCCCAATACATGCTTTGAAGACAGTACATCAATAGGCAGAAACTGTGTAATTTATCCAGGCGTGAGGATATGCGGCAGCAGTATCGGCCGCGGGGTTATAGTTAAAGATAATACATTTATTGAACAGAGCAGGATAAAAGGCGGGAGTGTGATAGGCCCGCTGGTACATCTGAAAAATAACAGGGTTGAAGGATGAGGGTTTTTAACTGTTCACTGTCATCTGTTAACTGTCTTAATTATGTGCGGAATAATTGGTTACATAGGCAAGCAAAACGCCATCCCGATACTTATTGACGGGCTTAAGAAGCTGGAGTACAGAGGTTATGACTCCGCAGGCATAGCATTTGTCAAAAGCGGCAAGATCCATGTAAGACGCTGCGCCGGCAAGATACGTGAGCTTGAAAGTTCAATAAAAGATGAAAACCTCCAAAGCCACACCGGCATAGGGCATACGCGCTGGGCCACCCACGGCAGGCCTTCAGAGGAAAATGCGCATCCGCACAGGGCCGGCGGGATTGTTGTCGTTCATAACGGAATTATTGAAAATTACCTTAAGCTTAAAACAGAGCTTAAAAAAGAAGGGCATGTCTTTACGTCTGAAACCGACACGGAAGTCATATGCCATTTAATTGACAGGCATGTAAAAAAGGGACTAAAGCTTGAGGGCGCAACAAGAGAGGCCCTGAAGCATATTGAAGGCGCATATGCCATTGGAATTATCAGAGAGGATGAACCCGACAGGATTATTGCGGTAAGAAAGGACAGTCCGCTTATTCTCGGGCTCGGGCAGGACGAATTTTTTATAGCATCGGATATTCCCGCATTTCTTAATTATACGAGGGATGCGATAATTCTTGATAACAACGAAATGGCGGTAATCACCCGCGGCGGAGTTGCCATTTCAGACCTTGAAGGGAATCCCCTGAATAAGAAAATCACGACCATAACGTGGAGCCCTGCAATGGCTGAAAAGGGCGGTTACAGACATTTTATGTTAAAGGAAATATTTGAGCAGCCGAGGGCGCTAACGGATACTATTAGAAACAGGTTTTCGCTGGAAAAAGGCGAGGTGGATTTAGAAGAGTTTTCAATGACTGCCGCCGAAATGAAGAAGGCATGCAAGATATTTCTTGTTGCATGCGGCACGTCATGGCATTCTGCTCTGGCAGGCAAATATATGATTGAAGACATTGCCGGGGTGCCCGCGGAGGTTGATATCGCATCAGAATTCAGGTACAGGAATACTATAATCCCGAAAGAAAGCATTGTAATTGTAATAACCCAGTCAGGCGAGACGGCGGACACAATCGCGGCCCAGCGTGAGGCAAAGCGCAAGGGGGCCAAGGTTTTAAGCATATGCAATGTGGTCGGCAGCACTTCCTCAAGGGAGGCTGACAGTGTTTTTTATACGCACTCCGGCCCGGAAATAGGGGTCGCATCAACAAAGGCTTTTACCACACAGCTTATTTCACTTTATTTATTCTCTATAGCCCTCGCACATGCAAGGGGCGCCCTTGATAAAAACAGGATAAGGGAGATGCTCCAGGAGCAGCTGCTTTTGCCTGAAAAGGTTGAAAAAGTTCTGAAGCTTGAGGAGTCCGTCCTGAGGATAGCAAAAAAATATTTTCAGGCAAAAGATTTTCTTTACCTGGGCCGGGGCCTCCATTATCCGATAGCCCTTGAAGGCGCGCTGAAACTCAAGGAAATCTCTTATATCCATGCGGAAGGTTATCCGGCAGGCGAGATGAAGCACGGGCCCATTGCCCTTATAGACAACGAAATGCCTGTGCTGGTCCTTGCGCCGAAGGATAAGGTCTATGAGAAAATTCTCTCCAATATTGAGGAGGTAAAAAGCAGGGGAGGCCTGGTCATAGCCCTTGCAACAGAGGGGGATGGTAATATTACTGCTCTTACTCCGGATGTAATCTTCCTTCCTGAATCAAATCCGTATCTTACCCCTGTGTTATTTACCATTCCGCTTCATCTGCTGGCATACCATATAGCGGTTTTGAGGGGCTGTGACGTGGACCAGCCGAGAAATCTTGCAAAAAGCGTTACGGTGGAGTAATAATATAATACAAATTACTTGTTAAATGGATAGCTCGCTTAATCCCCGTGGCTTTGCCACGGGGATTAAGCGAGCGAATAGGATAAGGGAATTCCTTACATTAGATTCCCTGTGGTCTTGCCACAGGGAAGATCAATCTGGTATTATAGATATAGCCTTAATAAAGCATTTAGCAGGTACTAATGAGCAAAAATTCACTACTGAACGACCTTAATCCCCAGCAAAGAGATGCAGTATTGCACACCAAAGGCCCGCTGCTTATACTTGCAGGCGCCGGAAGCGGAAAGACAAAGGTAATCACATACAGGTTTGCACACTTAGTCTCAGCGCATAAAGTGCCTCCGGCCTCAATACTTGCCATGACTTTTACGAACAAGGCTGCCGGGGAAATGCGCAGCAGGATTGAGAGGCTGATGAACAAAAGCCTCAAGGGTTTATGGATAGGGACCTTTCATGCCCTTTCCAACAGGATATTAAGAAAAGAGATTGACCGCCTTGGTTTTTATCGTGATTTTGTAATTTATGATGATGATGACTCTAACAGCCTTGTGCGCTCCATACTGAAGGAATTTAAGATGCATGAGGCAATTTATAGAGGCATTGCATCAAGGATATCATCCCTGAAGGCTGCATTAATTGGGCCGCATGAATTTCTTAATAATGAGACCAGCTTTGACTTTGATGAAAAATTTGCGCGGGTATATGTACGATATCAGGATGAATTAAAGAAAAACAACGCCCTTGATTTTGACGATCTGATTATGCATACCGTACGCCTGTTTGAAGAGCATCCGGCTGTGCTTAAAAAATACAATAAGGAAATCTCGCATATAATGGTTGATGAATTTCAGGATACAAAC
Proteins encoded in this window:
- a CDS encoding NTP transferase domain-containing protein; this translates as MNICAVILAAGRGKRMNSLKPKVLHEVLGRPMIRYAVDAVTALKPKKIVIVVNSGADEVKRQIKNRSVSFVFQKKLLGTGNALTEAKKALRGINRCTTVVINGDSPLITGRTLKTFLKKHMTYGNDLSVGFFIDESLSGYGRILRDESGMVAGIIEDKHATSDEKTRARELNAGIYAIEPPVMDYLSSLRLHSSSGEYYLTDIVREAVKARRKVEAYECPAEEVRGVNTRAELFQAADILNKKIILKWMTKGVTFMDPAMTIIQPSVKIGKDAVIHPNTCFEDSTSIGRNCVIYPGVRICGSSIGRGVIVKDNTFIEQSRIKGGSVIGPLVHLKNNRVEG
- the glmS gene encoding glutamine--fructose-6-phosphate transaminase (isomerizing), which gives rise to MCGIIGYIGKQNAIPILIDGLKKLEYRGYDSAGIAFVKSGKIHVRRCAGKIRELESSIKDENLQSHTGIGHTRWATHGRPSEENAHPHRAGGIVVVHNGIIENYLKLKTELKKEGHVFTSETDTEVICHLIDRHVKKGLKLEGATREALKHIEGAYAIGIIREDEPDRIIAVRKDSPLILGLGQDEFFIASDIPAFLNYTRDAIILDNNEMAVITRGGVAISDLEGNPLNKKITTITWSPAMAEKGGYRHFMLKEIFEQPRALTDTIRNRFSLEKGEVDLEEFSMTAAEMKKACKIFLVACGTSWHSALAGKYMIEDIAGVPAEVDIASEFRYRNTIIPKESIVIVITQSGETADTIAAQREAKRKGAKVLSICNVVGSTSSREADSVFYTHSGPEIGVASTKAFTTQLISLYLFSIALAHARGALDKNRIREMLQEQLLLPEKVEKVLKLEESVLRIAKKYFQAKDFLYLGRGLHYPIALEGALKLKEISYIHAEGYPAGEMKHGPIALIDNEMPVLVLAPKDKVYEKILSNIEEVKSRGGLVIALATEGDGNITALTPDVIFLPESNPYLTPVLFTIPLHLLAYHIAVLRGCDVDQPRNLAKSVTVE
- a CDS encoding DUF502 domain-containing protein is translated as MPDSVKITFKQTFKKKFIAGLFVLIPITVTLSVLIWFFKIVDGLLGQFYDNLLGFHTAGLGFVTIILLIFLAGIISTNVFGKKVLTLIEKWLLHIPVVKGIYMPIKQMVDAFSPENKSAFKKFVIIEYPRMGVYSFGFLTKECCLKPAGDSEICLKAVYIPTNNLYLGSVALFKEDEVLYTKLTVDEGIKIILSGGIVTPDYLAESPPLDKAGSYK
- a CDS encoding DUF1566 domain-containing protein, whose protein sequence is MGSILKGLDSPIKSGNDRSKGIFGSMILIVGLLLVVLLSVPAFAGTVNLPRTGQTKCYTLDGAEIACAGTGQDGEIQAGKAWPNPRFTVSGDCITDNLTGLMWARNGNLSNNLMMWQGALDYAAQLNSIGGLCGYTDWVLPNVNELKSLVNANEPNPASWLNEQGFYNIQPDIYWTSTTDADLSFFARYTDMLNGYGIVVGKDYSSYILPVRSGQSGGVISLPKTGQTISYSAGDDGDLERGAAWPDPRFTDNGTGTVTDNLTGLMWTKDANAPGSSSCDPGVSKTWQEALDYAACLNSGSYLGHNDWRLPNKKELYSLIDFSRFNPSLQIKHPFTNVQSDLYWTSTTSAYDTNSAWFVDLWYGDVYDGSKYNFFYVWPVCGGIVDNDHDGYTSDVDCNDSNPAVNPGAAEIANNGIDDDCNPATPVITASGSGNNYPVPLFRASLTLNVNASSLGTSTFSYYYTRARLYFVSTSITGISVSGGVATITGAGKVNNVSGYTFTATITDGSPDKMGLQIKKPDNTLYYSAPSKNVSSGNFTVVGQ